The proteins below come from a single Eucalyptus grandis isolate ANBG69807.140 chromosome 3, ASM1654582v1, whole genome shotgun sequence genomic window:
- the LOC120291599 gene encoding ankyrin repeat-containing protein ITN1-like, whose product MDSELYEAAVKGNVASLLELLEKDKLLLNRIMTGNHTETSVHIAAMLGHLKFVEEVLARKPELVKEQDSQSSTPLHLAAAKGYLNIVASLLRVDPEICFICDKYERNSIHVVAMKGHVDVLELLVRTKPDAACRVIEHGQMILHLCVKHNRLEAMKLLMDILGDDQFINLGDEYGDTILHLAAANRQTKTIVFLIDKGVDPNIMNSRGFTALGLLAQGQSVERVSEIMHSVPQISENLDPSKQTVYANNMVTAFHPPVGEDDKSKAKRKWQNNMHKTLVAVAVLLATMAFQASITPTGGLWQQDDDEHNAGESIMADKYHKRYKKFITCNTIIFVTSLSIIMLFISGLTLEQLQITTWIAMLTTWVAIIFTAVAYAISIWVFTPYDALHDTNKTVTDAVLAWVGLMAFIFLCHIVRLILKMVPKVQKFVRKFSIRRKPEDVMA is encoded by the exons ATGGACTCCGAGCTCTACGAAGCCGCCGTGAAAGGAAACGTGGCTTCTTTGCTTGAGTTGCTCGAAAAAGATAAGCTGCTTCTCAATCGAATCATGACCGGGAATCACACCGAGACTTCTGTGCACATCGCAGCCATGCTTGGACActtgaaatttgtggaagaggTCCTTGCTCGGAAGCCCGAGCTGGTAAAAGAGCAAGATTCTCAGAGTTCAACGCCTCTTCATCTCGCGGCAGCAAAAGGGTACCTTAACATAGTGGCAAGTTTGTTAAGAGTTGACCCTGAAATATGTTTCATCTGTGACAAATACGAAAGAAACTCTATTCATGTTGTGGCCATGAAAGGGCATGTAGATGTGTTGGAACTCTTGGTTCGAACAAAACCTGATGCAGCTTGTCGTGTCATCGAACATGGCCAAATGATCCTGCATTTGTGCGTGAAGCACAACAGACTAGAAGCTATGAAACTTTTGATGGATATCTTGGGCGATGATCAGTTCATCAACTTAGGGGACGAATATGGTGACACGATTTTGCATTTGGCTGCTGCCAATAGACAAACTAAG ACTATAGTCTTCCTGATTGATAAAGGAGTAGACCCAAACATTATGAATTCCAGAGGTTTCACAGCACTAGGCCTATTAGCACAAGGCCAGAGCGTGGAAAGAGTCTCAGAGATTATGCATTCTGTTCCTCAAATTTCAGAGAATCTTGACCCATCCAAACAAACAGTCTACGCCAATAACATGGTCACCGCCTTCCATCCACCTGTAGGAGAAGATgacaaaagcaaagcaaagagaAAGTGGCAAAACAATATGCATAAGACGCTAGTGGCGGTGGCGGTATTGCTAGCTACCATGGCATTCCAAGCCAGTATTACCCCAACCGGTGGCCTTTGGCAACAAGATGATGACGAACATAATGCGGGTGAGTCCATAATGGCAGATAAGTACCACAAACGTTACAAGAAATTCATAACATGTAACACGATAATCTTTGTTACATCGCTCAGCATTATTATGCTTTTCATAAGTGGTCTTACTCTAGAGCAGCTTCAAATCACCACGTGGATTGCAATGCTAACCACCTGGGTTGCAATAATCTTCACAGCGGTGGCTTATGCCATCTCCATATGGGTCTTCACACCGTATGACGCACTGCATGATACAAATAAAACAGTTACAGATGCGGTGCTGGCATGGGTTGGATTAATGGCTTTTATTTTCCTGTGCCACATTGTTCGCTTAATCCTGAAAATGGTACCCAAAGTCCAGAAATTCGTCCGCAAATTCTCAATAAGACGGAAGCCGGAGGATGTTATGGCTTAG